DNA from Chitinophaga pendula:
ACAACGTCTCTCCAAGAAATACATTCTTATTACTAAGTATTGTTATTTCACCAACAATTTGAGAAGTAGGCATTTCATAGTGCATATACACATTTTCACCCTTTATGCTATCAATAGCTGGATAATAATCTTCCCCTCTCATACTAACTTCTTCAACTACTATATTCCGCCTATCGCAAATCCTTAGTTTAACATATCCTCCAAGAGCTCCTTGAGCTATATATGTCAATCGCACATGCCCTACATTTGTTTCATATTCTTGCAATAATTTTTCCTCACTACTTATTTTGTCACAGTTAGCCTTATTTGAGCAAGCATTAGTAATGAGCACTAGCAATATAATGAGTAGCTTATGAGTTACTTTATTTTTGTCCATAATACCTATTATCAGTATAAAAAATTGTTTTGAAATTTCTATTAAACTCATTTAGGGTATGTATATTTTCATAGCCAAGTCTAATAAAATAATTAGATCTTTCATCTTCACCATATGTCTTTTGAAAAATTTTATCTTGGGGGTCAAATCTTTGAGCTTCATCTATATATTTTGCATGGTTCGCGAGAAAAGATTTTAAATTATTACGACTCAAATTAAATGCTCCTGTTTCAAGTAAATAACTTTCCTTATGTAAACCATTAATGCGTGCGAATGCCCCAGCTGCATAATTACCTAGATCACGATTACTGATATACACACCTTCACTAATTTGAGAGCCTCCGTTCACTCCTCCTTCCATATAAGATTTAGGATCAAATACTTGCCCATTTCTAGCATACATTGCATATGTAGCTTTTCGGATAAGTGGTATCGGCTGAACTCCAAGCATTGCCTGTTGATTCGCCTCGAACGCATTCAACCATTCTTTCGCCCTATAAGATTTGAAATTTATTCTATCTCCTACCATAAAAGATTTTTCATATAGCGTAAATCCTATCATTTTTTGAAGATCATTATTTATCCTTCCGGATTGGATATCAGCTGCGGAATGTCGATAAATACCTAAATGACCATCATTCCTTACAGCTATCACATTTCCCTTCATATCAGTATGCGTGGAAGGTGGTCCTGCCCATGCACCATCCGGATCTACATATTTAATTGGATTATTCCACATCGAATTGTAAGGCGACCAATTAGGTGCATCCATCGCCTTTGGGTCTATATGATTCCATCTACCAGTCTGTACATCATACATTCGGGCTCCGAAATCATACCAATCTAATCCTGAACCATCTGTAAGCTCCTTTTGTTGTAATTCCTTTTTATTATACTTTATCCTATTCGCGGCATAACGACTATCTTTTAATGCATTATAACTGATACCAGCCATAGTCAGTCCTAAGGGGTAATAATGTGTTTCTTCCAGTACAGGGCCGGCATTTATCCCCAGCATAATATTATCGAAATATACATCCTGTTGGCTTTCATTACTGGTATATACATATAGAAAACCATTTTTTCGAATCTTCATTTTATCCTGGACCAGCGATTGCAGCTCATCAGGTGTAGCTTTTACTTGTCGCACACCACTGTTTTCTTCCACCAGGTTAAACTGCTCATCGAACAGTACATAGTTCAAATAGGCTCTCGGTCTTTCTTGTGTTGAACGATTCGGATCCTTCTCTTTTAGCCGTTGATAATTATTATTGTAGAATTCGTTTGTAAATGGATTGGCTGGGCCTGCAGAAGAGCCTCCATGAATATCTTTTGCCGACCCATTACCGCTAAACGCCTGTACAAGTCCCATTACCATATCTTCGACGGGAGCTGGCTGCTTATTATCGCTGGGACCTATTGATTTATAAAATGCTTTTGCCCCTATCTGTACTGTATCTCCGGCCATTACTTTTAGTACAATAGAAGGCCCTATCTTCTGACCACCAGCTTTTGCATTGAGTTTAGCAACCTGTTCGTTTTTATCAGTTGTATTGTCTTCCGGATATCCATTAGGCTTTGCACTACGGGTGTTGTCTATGTTACTGAACAACGCCAGCTCCTTTTCGGCACTACCAGCTTCCATGGTAGCGGAATACATAGTGAAATCCGTTTGTTCCGTAAGTAAAATCCGGGTATTGCCTAAATGGTCCTCTACATAATAATCATATACTGGGGTTGGTTGTTGACCGGCTTTATAGACCATACGAGTACGGCCTTCCATATGATCAAAATACTGCAGGCTGTCATTCTGGTATACAAAACCTCCATCGTAATCAGTTATGGTAGTCTTGGTGGGACTTGTAGTCAGGTCAATTACTTTCTTACGATATTTCTCTCCTTTTTCATCATAGAAAAACTCTATACTTCCTTTCCCTTCAAAAGTGATTTTCTCAGGTAAATCAAGGTGATTGTAGATTATGTTGGTAATCCCTTTATTTTTATCTGCCGTGATATTACCATTTATATCATAACTGTAATCCGATATCCCTTGAGTTTTATTGGCTGTATTATTAGCTGCAGGCTCTTTAAAGTCCCCCAACACACTTCTTTCATCATTGGCTTCATCCACGACATATTTTAACCTGTTAGAGAAGTCACTGATATATTTATATTCCAGATTATCAATAACATCAGGCTGAGTACCTTTCAGTCCTTTCTGAAGCATCCGTAAAACGTTACCGTTTGCATCATATGCAGATCCCGGATTTGCACCATCTCCCATACGAACGGTGTAGTCTATAACGGTATTATTCCAGTTGGCCCCTCTCTTTTCCTGGAAATCAGCCTTCATTAACCGGTCTCTGGCGTCATAGAGGAAATCATACTTTCGGGGTAAACCGTCTCCCACGCCACGCCAGGTCATACCTGCGATATTCGCATTATAGCTTGCATTACTATAGTTTGCACCAGAAATTACAGATTCTACTTTATCATAAGCTAATTCATATCCGAAGCGGTAATCTTGATCGTCATTGTTGAGGTAAGACTTGTTCATACCAGTCTTCCAACCTCTGATATTGTAATCAAACGTCATCCGCTGCAGGTTGTCTCCAAAAACTTTGGCCGCCATCTGCCCTACCGGATTGTAGGTATATTTTACAACATCTTTCAGGCTACCTGCATCATTCAGCTGACGTTTGACTGTCATAAGACGCCCGCCATGATCATATTCCTTTACTGTCAGTACCTTCATCTCAAGTGTATTCCTACTTTGCGGGTTACGGTGATGCATGTAAGTACTGATAACTGCGCCTATAAAGTTGTATCTGGTGGTTAAAATATCAACACCGCCGGTTATATTATCGCTTAAATTTTGAATTTCACGGTTGTTTTCGTCAAAATATGCGGTGCGGGATAACCATTGTTCACCTCCACCCGGAATCAGCACTCTGGTCTTGGTACCTGTTAGCTTTCCTATAACACGATCCGACTTTGTTACGGCAACCGGATAGGGATTATTACCTGCAATCAATTTAGCAGCATATCCCCCTTCATATGCTTTAACTCCCGGCCAACTATAATCATCATAATAAGCGTAACTTAGCGGCATAATATCGGCTTCACTAATCCCTGGTAATGGGTTATTTACGCTTAAACTTATATTACTGTTACTCCCCTCATTTGTAATTACACCCTCCATCTCTTCTGCTCCGCTATCAAATCCATCTATAAAATCTATGCTGTTTCTTGCCTTATATACTGTAATTCCAGGTTGCTTTAAAGGCACAACAAGATCGTAATATCCTTTATCAGCAATGATATTGTTTATAATTATTGTTCCCGTCGCCGTATTCAGTGACTGTTGTAAGGCTTCTCTACTGACAGCAGACTTGTAAAAACCGGTCATAATCGTCCGGTTGTAATTGTCGTAAAAATTCACAAACCATCTGTTAGCACTTTTCAGATTACCGTCTCTCTTAAATGCCAATCGATCACGGCTATCATAAACCATTTCTTCAACAGTGGATCCAGGAATTTTCTTAAGGATCATTCTATTCCGATCATCATAAGCATAGCTGTAACAAAGTTCATCTACCAACTCCGGTTTTGAAGTTAATGACCAGTCGCCTGAAATGGCTGCTACCGCTTTAGGCGGAATTACAAAGCGTAGCTGATCGAAAACATCATATATAAAGTAAGTACATAACCAACCATTGTGTCCATCAACAGTAGTCGTGAGCTCCTCTTTTTTGAGTATCGTCTTCCCTTTCATACTCTTAAACTCCACCGTTCTCTTGCCATTCTCGTTGATCATCACCAACTTTGATAAGGTACCTGCGGGATATATAACGGTACTCTTAGGAATACTGCCGGCTGCATTTTCAATAGTCCATATACGTACCGCGTCGGCAGACGTATTGTAGAGGTGCTGCTGTACAGTTCCCCTATCGCTTCCTGCCCAGCTGTTACCGACAGGAAGGCTTTTAATCGTACGTTTTAAAGTAGATTTTTCATAAATGGTTTGTTCATAAAAGAAATTTTCTCCAGGATATTGTGTCTGTAAAAAAGTACGCTGTTCTCCGAAAGGATCAAATCTGAAATTACCGGACGATGTATTTGCAACATAAGGCGCAAACTTGTAGGATTGCTGACCAACGGCATCAAAAACTACGGGCTTGACCATATCGAGTTTCCCCGATCCATTCACTACTGGTGATAGTCCTTTATCTACGGTTTGGATTACACGTCCCATACCGTCGATATATTCAAAGGTTTGCTTTACTTCATCAATAGTTCTAGCTGTTGAAATTAAGAATCCAGTATCCTTCACAGGCATTACCGGTTCCCAGCTACGCATATAATTCACCTTTACGTCACTACCATAAGGAGCTGGTTTATACTGGGCACCAGCTATATGACAATTGAAAAGGAGGATCAGCAATAATATGATGTTACGCATAAATATCTTAGTGAGGTCTTATCTAATTTTGTACCCTTCTCCTGGTGCCAGGTTCAACATTATATTTACATAATTGAATGGAGTACCATTACCGTCTATATCATATTCCAATAGTGTACCTGAATATATTCTGAATTCGCTGTCTGAAAATGCAGCAATCTGATTGGTTGTAGTCGTATTTCCATTTCTAGATTCGGTAAGTACATAATTAATAGTGACTCCCGGGTTATTTACGCGGTTGCCAGCTTCATCTTCCAGCACCACATATATATTGCCCGTTTTCCAATAGTGGAGACTAGTATTTGATCGCTCTATCACATTCCGTTCCTCCAAGCGAGCATACAATACAGGTAATGGGT
Protein-coding regions in this window:
- a CDS encoding DUF6443 domain-containing protein; translation: MRNIILLLILLFNCHIAGAQYKPAPYGSDVKVNYMRSWEPVMPVKDTGFLISTARTIDEVKQTFEYIDGMGRVIQTVDKGLSPVVNGSGKLDMVKPVVFDAVGQQSYKFAPYVANTSSGNFRFDPFGEQRTFLQTQYPGENFFYEQTIYEKSTLKRTIKSLPVGNSWAGSDRGTVQQHLYNTSADAVRIWTIENAAGSIPKSTVIYPAGTLSKLVMINENGKRTVEFKSMKGKTILKKEELTTTVDGHNGWLCTYFIYDVFDQLRFVIPPKAVAAISGDWSLTSKPELVDELCYSYAYDDRNRMILKKIPGSTVEEMVYDSRDRLAFKRDGNLKSANRWFVNFYDNYNRTIMTGFYKSAVSREALQQSLNTATGTIIINNIIADKGYYDLVVPLKQPGITVYKARNSIDFIDGFDSGAEEMEGVITNEGSNSNISLSVNNPLPGISEADIMPLSYAYYDDYSWPGVKAYEGGYAAKLIAGNNPYPVAVTKSDRVIGKLTGTKTRVLIPGGGEQWLSRTAYFDENNREIQNLSDNITGGVDILTTRYNFIGAVISTYMHHRNPQSRNTLEMKVLTVKEYDHGGRLMTVKRQLNDAGSLKDVVKYTYNPVGQMAAKVFGDNLQRMTFDYNIRGWKTGMNKSYLNNDDQDYRFGYELAYDKVESVISGANYSNASYNANIAGMTWRGVGDGLPRKYDFLYDARDRLMKADFQEKRGANWNNTVIDYTVRMGDGANPGSAYDANGNVLRMLQKGLKGTQPDVIDNLEYKYISDFSNRLKYVVDEANDERSVLGDFKEPAANNTANKTQGISDYSYDINGNITADKNKGITNIIYNHLDLPEKITFEGKGSIEFFYDEKGEKYRKKVIDLTTSPTKTTITDYDGGFVYQNDSLQYFDHMEGRTRMVYKAGQQPTPVYDYYVEDHLGNTRILLTEQTDFTMYSATMEAGSAEKELALFSNIDNTRSAKPNGYPEDNTTDKNEQVAKLNAKAGGQKIGPSIVLKVMAGDTVQIGAKAFYKSIGPSDNKQPAPVEDMVMGLVQAFSGNGSAKDIHGGSSAGPANPFTNEFYNNNYQRLKEKDPNRSTQERPRAYLNYVLFDEQFNLVEENSGVRQVKATPDELQSLVQDKMKIRKNGFLYVYTSNESQQDVYFDNIMLGINAGPVLEETHYYPLGLTMAGISYNALKDSRYAANRIKYNKKELQQKELTDGSGLDWYDFGARMYDVQTGRWNHIDPKAMDAPNWSPYNSMWNNPIKYVDPDGAWAGPPSTHTDMKGNVIAVRNDGHLGIYRHSAADIQSGRINNDLQKMIGFTLYEKSFMVGDRINFKSYRAKEWLNAFEANQQAMLGVQPIPLIRKATYAMYARNGQVFDPKSYMEGGVNGGSQISEGVYISNRDLGNYAAGAFARINGLHKESYLLETGAFNLSRNNLKSFLANHAKYIDEAQRFDPQDKIFQKTYGEDERSNYFIRLGYENIHTLNEFNRNFKTIFYTDNRYYGQK